A stretch of Schaalia odontolytica DNA encodes these proteins:
- a CDS encoding TerC family protein, with protein MHVHALAWIVLAGIILTMIVVDTVGHVRTPHEPTLKEATWWSVAYIAIALIFGAIVWAVWGPQYGQEYLGGYITEKALSIDNLFVFVIILSTFRVPRKNQQEVLLAGIIIALVLRLIFILAGAALIENFSWVFYLFGAWLLWTAISQVREGSSDDDDEEYRPPSIVRWVSKVVPVTDGFIGSRMLYRHGGRTYITPMLLCVIAIGTADVMFAVDSIPAIYSLTSEAYLVFAANAFSLLGLRQLYFLIDGLLDRIVFLHYGLAAILGFIGFKLINHALHTNELPFINGGHEVSAIPEPSIAFSLGFIVVTILVTVVASLAVSSKRRA; from the coding sequence ATGCACGTGCACGCCCTTGCCTGGATCGTCCTGGCTGGCATCATCCTGACCATGATCGTTGTCGACACCGTCGGCCATGTCCGCACACCCCACGAACCCACGCTTAAGGAAGCGACCTGGTGGTCCGTCGCCTACATCGCGATCGCCCTTATTTTCGGCGCCATCGTCTGGGCGGTCTGGGGACCCCAATACGGCCAGGAATACCTCGGCGGTTACATCACTGAAAAAGCGCTGAGTATCGACAACCTTTTCGTGTTCGTCATCATCCTGTCCACCTTCCGCGTACCCAGGAAAAACCAGCAGGAGGTGCTGCTCGCCGGCATCATCATCGCCCTGGTTCTGCGCCTCATCTTCATTCTGGCGGGCGCCGCGCTCATCGAAAACTTCTCGTGGGTCTTCTACCTGTTCGGCGCGTGGCTGCTGTGGACAGCGATCAGTCAGGTCCGCGAAGGCTCCAGCGATGACGACGACGAGGAGTACCGCCCGCCGTCAATCGTGCGCTGGGTGTCGAAGGTCGTGCCCGTCACCGACGGCTTTATCGGCTCGCGTATGCTCTACCGCCACGGCGGCCGCACCTACATCACGCCGATGCTGCTGTGCGTCATCGCGATCGGTACCGCCGACGTCATGTTCGCCGTCGACTCGATCCCCGCGATCTACTCGCTGACCTCCGAGGCGTACCTGGTGTTCGCTGCCAACGCGTTCTCACTGCTCGGCCTGCGCCAGCTCTACTTCCTCATCGATGGCCTGCTCGACCGCATCGTGTTCCTCCACTACGGCCTTGCCGCGATTCTGGGCTTCATCGGCTTCAAGCTGATCAACCATGCGCTGCACACCAACGAACTGCCGTTCATCAATGGCGGCCACGAGGTATCCGCGATCCCCGAGCCGTCCATCGCGTTCTCCCTGGGCTTCATCGTCGTGACGATCCTGGTCACGGTCGTGGCTTCCCTCGCGGTTTCCAGCAAACGGCGCGCGTGA